GTTGAATTTCGCTTGAGTGTGGATTGAGTTTCGCTCAAACGTCAACTCAAATGACAATCAAACAAATTCATAGATTGCGTATTTTCTACTCTCAAACTAGATTTCACATGCAACCCAACATGTTGCATTCTCGTTCCTCGGCTGGGCATTGATTTGCTCAGCAATTTGTGTCGTTTTGGTAAAACTGGTACGAGGGTGTTGGAGTTTGGTGGAAGTTAGGCAGAATATCAGGTGGTGGGAGAAACTGGGAAGGACCCCACTTCAAATTTATCCTATCTCAGTCAATCACCAAGCTTATGCTTCAAACTTGGTTTTCTTTTCTGattaaatttcagatttcttggcAGCCTAAAACTCTATGGTGGTTGAATTCACCTAACTCTGGTCAAAAACCAACCCACCCATATCCGTCCTGGATAATATTTCCGTAAAATTTGGCTAAACTCAGTGATTTGGATGTGGGGGCTCCTCagatattattcttatttgcctcgaaaagaaaaagacatcCTCAATCTCTATTTGACAGCTGCCCGTCTGCCCCCACACTGACTGTACACTGTTGGTTCTCCGAGTTGTGGGAATTCGCTGTATGTGGATGCCAAATGCACGGAAGAAGCACAGCCTTGtcgtttgtaattttgttttaacttttgcCGTTTGCGCTATTTTAACTAACAGCAGTTACAGCTCTTGTCGGTTGCGGTGTCTACAGAAGCCCCTCATTTAAAACGCATCAATTGAGTTCTGCTCGACAACTCCGACCCATTCCGCCGAATTAGAACACACTTTCCTTTCATTGGTGGATGTTTCTTTGTCGAAACATGGAAGAGAACcataaaaattgtttttcaatttggCGCTTTTACTCATAAATAATGGTAGCAGTCACCATTGTTTCATTTGTGATTGGCTCCTCCTAATTCAATCTTCTTTTCATTCGGTGCCGAAAATCAGATAGACCCATTTGAAAACTTAAAACTCAATACCATGCTTTACTTCATAATTTCTTGTGTATCATTCATCCTCCTCTCCAGGTCTTTCACTCACAAGCCACTCCCTCCATGGAAGGGTGAGATGAAGCTGTTGTTACCTTGGTGTTGGGGGGAGTTATCAAGTTTTCTTGTGTCCTGGATCAAGAAAAGAAGGCTTGCTAATATTTCCTTTCAAGTACCCATGTTCATGCCATTTAAGAAGATGGGTCTCAGTTCAAAGGTAGAGAATGTTGAGGAAGATGATAGTTCTCTCTTGGATTTGCCTGACCTGGCCTTGGAATGCATTCTTGACCGGCTTTCGCCTTCTGCGTTATGTAATATGGCAGCAGTCTGTAGTTATTTGAGGGATAGATGCAGAACAGACCATTTGTGGGAGAAACACATGAAACACAAATGGGGTAAATTGATTGGTGATGCTGCTTATCGAGAATGGCAATGGCATGTAGCCACAAGCTCAACCCTCTTGGatcaaagcaagaaaaaaggGTTTTTCGAATCCCTCTCAGGGGTATGGGCTTTTTCTTGGTTTAGACCCAAGTTAGAAAGCAGCAGCCACTCAAGGAGTTATTTACAGGTTGATTCGATCATGGCTTGGTATCTCTCTCTTGAAAGTGGCAAGCTATGGTTTCCGGCTCAGGTCTATAATCGCGAGGTAAGTGGCTGCAACTAGCCAACTAAATTATTCCGGTCGTAACTCTGTTTAGTCTTCTAACAATAGCTCCTTGTAGTCTTGTATTTTAGTTTCTACTCTTTATCCATATTTAGTCAGTGACAGTACCATTGCTTCTTTGAATGTTGAACAATTCAATAAAATCCTTTGTATTTTCATTGCAGAATGGTCATGTTGGTTTTATGCTGTCATGTTATGATGCCCAACTCAGATATGATTCGCGGACTGACACTTTTCAGGCAAGGTATAGGAACATAGGCTTTCTTAAAAAATGACTCCATGAACTTTTGTCAATTCACTGGTGTCTTTGTCGGTTTGAGAGAAGTACATATTTTTATGCAATTATATGAAATCTCAAATCTTCAAAACTAAACCTGATGGAAACCTttccttatatatttttttgttttgctatatatttgataaagaTTTGTGACTTTGCAAATGATAGTGATCAACATCGAAATTGAATTTGCATGTGCTAAGCTCATCTTTACTGAAGAGCACTGTAACTCAAAACGATGTTTTATTTCAGATACTCACCTCATGGGCGGCGGACAACAGAGGAAAATATACAGTGGGATAGGCTAAGAGCACCACCAGTTGATACTCCCCCGCATGTTCTTCATGCCTCTGATTGTTTGAGTGACTTGAAGCCCGGAGATCATATTGAGATCCagtggagaagaaagaaagaattccCACATGGTGTGTTTCTGAACCAGTATGCTTTTATGAGGTTTCTGCCTTTAATTTCAACAGCTTGCTATGCAGCATCAGGTCTCATTTCTTGTAAATTTCCCTGTTGGTTTGAAATCCACATGTATTTATTGTTAATGTCTGTTAAACTATTTctctaaaagaattaataaatgtACAATAAAATTGTCATGATCTAATCCGTCACCTGTAGATAACAATGTAATAACTTGTTCTGAATCTATTTCAGGTTGGTGGTATGCTCTCATTGGTCATTTGGAACACTGCGACGGGAATGAGGATCACTGCCGCTGTCATCATAATGGTGAGAAGATCGTCTTAGATTCTGTAGTTGTTATGAAGTTTTCTTTTATGAGTTTGTATTACGGAGGAGGGTATACGTagtttacattatttttattaagtagACAACTATTTGGTATCAGTTTTCCTTGTTGGAGTATGCAGGACTCTTTTCCTATTAAGTGgtttggaaccaaaaatcctctcaactcatcattacaactttttcaaatcccaatacaaaatataataaacaattcaacttttttaaatcccaaaataataataataataataaataatattctaacaatattttattatctcaactcaactcaactcaactcacttcaacatccaaacgcaaccttgtGTCCAACATCTTCTGCATGAACCAGCATTCACACATCTTTCACACAAGCATGGAGACTAATAGTTCACTTTATTTTATTGCACaactgagaaaaaaagaaagcaccTTTGTAGCTTCTTCTAATGTGCCTATTGTGAACGTATGACTTTGTTGATGAAGTTGAGATATAATGCATTTTGAGCCATAGAGCCATAGACATGTTATATGATGTCGTCAGATAAACTCAAACATGTATACAAGTATTTATTAAACTACGTATATAGTTTTTGCTTGTCTATTTCTCGCCATAGTAGAGTGGTTCAGGGAGTTGGGGACTTAAAAATGAAGGATAAGATAGAGGAATTTAGTGGAGTTGAGATTTAAATCTTCCTTCTTACAATTTAAAACACAGCAGCGTGATTGTTCAATAGAATTTGTCTGTCATGGTATCAAAggctaaaatattatatatgtcagTCACCAGCATTGGTAATTTGGTAGGGGTCTGATGCAGATGTCCATGATCCAAATGATATTCTGTACAGCTGAGAGTACACCTTTTTGTGTAGGGTACATCAATTATTAATGTTCAGGTTGCTGTTTAGGGTTCACCTATTATTACTGTTTATattgctgttgttgttgttgttttttttttttatcattatcttGTTTAATGTATGAACCCTCAGTTTAATCTGAGTTGTCCGAGTGATAGTAGTTTCTATTGAAAGGTATTTTATCCTTGTGCTTGCGCTGCTTTTCGATCAAATCAATTTTCCCCCTTCAGGTATTCCGTTTTGGCTaaattatgcatttaaatttccaCCATACACCTTGGAgtttatagtattatttttgtaacagCCATCTTTAGGCTCCTCGGGGCTGTGTGTTTCATTGTTTTTACTTCCCTTGAGTAGTTAAGCAAGTTGCCAATTCACTGACAAAAATGTATGAAGAATTTCTTCTAAAATGTTCATGCCTTAATCTCTGGTTATTTTTCAAGCATGGCAGTAGTAGCATAATTGgatccttttcttttctatttttcttttttaagtttttgttgACAACTTCCTATAAGTTTCTCATGTTGTTGACAGACAATGTGATATTGGAGTTCAACCAGTATACTCCTGGCTCACGATGGAGACGGATGGTGATAAACAGGAAGGAGCATCAGGAGGAAGGCAATGAAGCAGATGGCTTTTATGGTGGAATTAGGAAGCTTTACGACAAGGAGGAGATTGCAAGGTGGAAGCGTCTTTGGCCAGCTCAAATCTTGGGATAGAATAAGGAATGTCCACCCTTACTCATGACTACTTTGTAAATAAGCTCCCTCTTGTTTTTTCTCTAGAGTTGTGTTAAAAAGAGCTCATAGTCATAGAAGTCATTCAAAGAGGATGAAGATTAGGCTTGATTATTTCGGTTCTCCACAGAGAAGCCTTGAACAGATGCAAATACAGTGTACCATATATTACCATAACATTATAATTTCCCAATGAAAGTTTTACTCAAATAGCTCGCTGGCTAGTTTTGTTGTTATTTGTGCTTTACACATCCTTGCGGAAAAGCACGACTGCTTCTGTTTGGACAGAACTTCAGTTTGAGAATCTCAGTGGTTTTCTTAGTTAAGTGACACTTTTTCATCTTCAGTGTGGATAATCtgcaaagaaatgaaaagatgaCCTTCAGAATATGACgtgaaaagattatttttagtAGCTCAGTTCTCAATCTGTGTAATTATTTACCAGGCCTAGTCTAATGATAATTCTGCAGACAGTCGACTACATCTTTGGAAGGCCATTTCCTGGATGGTTTGCTTGTTAAACTGCTCTTaactttttctattcttttggtCTGTTCTTCTTTCCatgtttctattatttttcattggcACAACTTAGCTCTTGTTATTTGGGTACTTCGCTACTTGACATCATTGGTATAATACTGTATATCACTCTAAATTAGTTCGAGCCGGCTAGCTTTGAATATGTGATGAGAAGTGTGTCGAGCACTCAAGATCTTAAACAGCTTTGGTCATCAAGATATTAAGGGTTGATAAGCAATGCCACCTTGACAAATCGGACCTGCCCTATTCCGAATAGGAAGCAAGGTATGCCTACAATAATCAACCAGTATACACCAACAACTTGGTTGGAAGAAAAACTTCTTTTTAATCTTGCATGAATGGCAGATCAAACCTATGTGTCTTGATTTCAATAGGACTCTTACAATAGTTGTTTCATCTATTATTATCTAAAAGCAATCAAATCTTAGTGACTGaacaaaaccaagaaacaaCCTCATTAAAATTAGACGACTGGTTTTCTCTCACTTTGTTGAGTTGGTTGGTGTTTTCTCTCTGTACAATCTAAAATTCCGTACAACAAAAAACCCCGATGAGGTCTATTGGGATTCAGCCGTGAGTTCACAGCAGAGCAGTGATTTGTAGGCGTGGTAGAGCAGATGGGTTCAGAAAAAAATTAGTCATAGAATGAAaagcctttttcctttttcctttcctttttatttttttatattttttataaaggatgGAAACTCCTTGCTCATACCAGAGAGAAGCTAGAAAATAGTGAAGGAAGTGAGACTTGAGATGGTATCAATGAAATGGTTTGCTAAAGCTTTGGAGGAGTGCTTGAAGAGGGAACAAATGATTTTTACACTACATCAAGGGAGGGTGCCAAGAGCTTCATTGCACATAAGTGTTCATATGCTAATGGTCGATTCATGGTGCTAGTAGAGTACAGCAGGGGTGGAAGGCAAAATTTTATACTTAAACTTGATGATATGGAGGGAATGAGTTGGAAAAGGTTGGCAGGTGCACTAAAGGAAGGTATAGCGGGGGAGGGAACCATGTTAAGTAACACTGGTGGAACATCATAGAGAGCATCGGGGGTGGGGACCCCTAAAAACAAAGTCTGTCTTATAGGGAGGCTCTGGTGCAATTGACAGTGTCAGTGCAGCCCCATGAGCAAATGTGTGGAGTGGCTGGCGGTGGCTTAAAGCAAGCCACCGTGAGACACACTCATGGTAAGGGGACAAAAATGGCCCTTCATAACAAGGGTACAGTACATGTGCACTGGAAGGGAGGCAGTGGCAGGCCCGTTGTCGAAATGGCAGCCAATGGCATGCACAATATCTTGAAGGACATACAATCTCAACTGGCAGCTCTGCAGGAGAAAGTGGTTGCTTTAATACGCTGCGTTGAGGAGGATAAGGTAGTGGGTTTAGGCTATGTAGCAGAAGGGTGTCATGGGCCTATGAAGCCTTACTCTGGGCTTCAACCCGTGGGACCTAATAAGGACCCAATGGACCTGAGACGATAAGTTTGGCCTCGGCCTGTGGGGCCATCGAAAAGGAATGGATTGGCAGGCAAGCCTCAGCCTGTGGGGGAGAATAGAGGGAAGGCCAAAGTTGATGCTTAGCTTGTGTGGAGAATGAGAGGCGGAGACATGGTGAGGCCTTCCACCTACAGGAGGCAACTGACCTCGCTGGAAAAGGCCCCAACAGACTTGACACTGGTTGTGAAACCTTCGACGGGGGCTTAGACGACGGAGGTGATAGAGGGAAGTCGACTGCAGTAGAACCAGAACTGGATCTTGTTGATGTTGTACCGTCGGACGTTGGATCTCAGACTCAGCAAGGACAAACAAGGCTGATAGATGGAAATGGTGAGTCCCCACCTGAGATCCAGGTGGTTTCCCCTCTGATGAAGGTTGCACAACACCTTGAAGTGGCACGGGTGTTGTTTTATGAAGTTGAGGGTACTAACGAGGCCACGGTGGGGCCTTATCAGATGTTGTTGCCTGTAAGTGACCCTTCTAAGTGGTATGGTTGTCACAATGGTTTTGAGGAGAAGTGGGAGTGCTGTTGGAGTCACAGTGGACACCCAAGGAAGCGATAGACATGTTCGGGGAGCCCGtatctctcaaaatttttttgccAGGTCAGTATAGCGTTTCCAATTCAATTTTGCACAAGGTGAAGGAAATCCAACATTGTGTGAGAATTGAATGTAAGGGTTTTGAGGAGCAATTCATGGCCTTGCTCATAGCCATTGAAGTTGGACATGTTCACCAAAAGAAatcaatttctaaaaaatagagTGAGCTCAAGAGACTAACTTGGTCTCTAAACTATAAGGGCAGTTCAAGCCTAAAATTTACTACGTGAGTGGAAGTCAGACATTTTTACAAAGCCTAAAATTATTTCTTGGAACGTCCGAGGActtaaagaggcaaataagCATCTTCAGATAGCAAACTTACTATGTGAGTGGAAGGCAGACATTGTATGTATACAAGAAACTAAGCTGAAATATATTACAAGAAGAATTGTTTGAAGTTTATGGAGTTGCACTTATGTGGATTGGGCCTACTTAGCATCTAATGGGGTTTCCAGAGGTATATTAGTTATGTGGGATAGAATGGTGgtagagaaaatggaggaattCATTGGGCAGTACACAGTGGCATGTTCTTTTAAGAATGTGAAAGACAAATTTTTGTGGGCATTTACTTGTATTTATAGGCCGTTAGCAACATAAAACTTATATGGGACAAAATACTAGGGGTTCGATGTTGGTGGGACCTACCATGGTGCATAGGCGATGACTTTAATGTTACAATGTTTCCAGGTGAACGGTCAGGAGACAGTAGGCTGTGACCTGCAATAATGGAATTCTCGGAATGTATTTTTGATTTGGGTTTGGTGGATTTTTCACTCATCGGCGAAGCATACACGTGGTCCAATCATCATACGTGGTCTAGACTGGACAAATCTTTAGTTTCGTCAAAGTGGGAGAGTCATTATTCGAACCTATATCAAAAGAGGTTGCCTTGCCTTTATTCGGATTACTTTCCTatcttgttggattgtggtggtattCAAGGAGGATGTTAGTATTTTAGCTTCAAAAATATGTGACTAAAAACTGAAGGCTTTGTGGACAGGGTTAGATAATAGTGatcttcatatcatattcaCGACACTtctagtttcatttttgcagGTAAGCTGAAAGATTTAAAACAATATCTAAAGCTTTGGGATGCTTAATCCTTTGGTGATATTGGTGGCCGTAAGAAGTCTATGTTGGAAGAGATACAAGAGTTATAAATGATACAGGAGGGTTAGGcactttccttggaagaggTGTCTCAGAAGGTAGAGTTAGTGTCATAATTAGATAAGGTTATCTTATTGGAGGAGatctcttggagacaaaaattaAGAGCATTGTTGTTAAAAGAATGAGATTGATGTACGAAATTCTTTCATAGAGTGGCTAACTCTCATAGGAGAACTAATAAGTAATAACattgaaatgatgaatatagATGGTGTGGCTTGTAAGAAGTCTCCTGTGATTCGAGAGCATGTGACTGGTTTTTTCGAACACTTGCTTACTGAACAAGTGGGATGGCGGCCAAAGCTCGATGGACTAGCCTTTGCGTCCATAAAGCCACAAAATGTTTCTTGGTTGAGAAACCCTTCAAGGAGTTCAAGGTCTTTGGAGTGGTGAGGAAAATGGTTATAAAGCACCTGGCCCTAATGGATTCTCTATG
This genomic interval from Juglans regia cultivar Chandler chromosome 3, Walnut 2.0, whole genome shotgun sequence contains the following:
- the LOC109013353 gene encoding F-box protein At2g32560-like isoform X2 — protein: MLYFIISCVSFILLSRSFTHKPLPPWKGEMKLLLPWCWGELSSFLVSWIKKRRLANISFQVPMFMPFKKMGLSSKVENVEEDDSSLLDLPDLALECILDRLSPSALCNMAAVCSYLRDRCRTDHLWEKHMKHKWGKLIGDAAYREWQWHVATSSTLLDQSKKKGFFESLSGVWAFSWFRPKLESSSHSRSYLQVDSIMAWYLSLESGKLWFPAQVYNRENGHVGFMLSCYDAQLRYDSRTDTFQARYSPHGRRTTEENIQWDRLRAPPVDTPPHVLHASDCLSDLKPGDHIEIQWRRKKEFPHGVFLNQYAFMRFLPLISTACYAASGWWYALIGHLEHCDGNEDHCRCHHNVSHVVDRQCDIGVQPVYSWLTMETDGDKQEGASGGRQ
- the LOC109013353 gene encoding F-box protein At2g32560-like isoform X1, with amino-acid sequence MLYFIISCVSFILLSRSFTHKPLPPWKGEMKLLLPWCWGELSSFLVSWIKKRRLANISFQVPMFMPFKKMGLSSKVENVEEDDSSLLDLPDLALECILDRLSPSALCNMAAVCSYLRDRCRTDHLWEKHMKHKWGKLIGDAAYREWQWHVATSSTLLDQSKKKGFFESLSGVWAFSWFRPKLESSSHSRSYLQVDSIMAWYLSLESGKLWFPAQVYNRENGHVGFMLSCYDAQLRYDSRTDTFQARYSPHGRRTTEENIQWDRLRAPPVDTPPHVLHASDCLSDLKPGDHIEIQWRRKKEFPHGVFLNQYAFMRFLPLISTACYAASGWWYALIGHLEHCDGNEDHCRCHHNDNVILEFNQYTPGSRWRRMVINRKEHQEEGNEADGFYGGIRKLYDKEEIARWKRLWPAQILG
- the LOC109013353 gene encoding F-box protein At2g32560-like isoform X4, giving the protein MLYFIISCVSFILLSRSFTHKPLPPWKGEMKLLLPWCWGELSSFLVSWIKKRRLANISFQVPMFMPFKKMGLSSKVENVEEDDSSLLDLPDLALECILDRLSPSALCNMAAVCSYLRDRCRTDHLWEKHMKHKWGKLIGDAAYREWQWHVATSSTLLDQSKKKGFFESLSGVWAFSWFRPKLESSSHSRSYLQVDSIMAWYLSLESGKLWFPAQVYNRENGHVGFMLSCYDAQLRYDSRTDTFQARYSPHGRRTTEENIQWDRLRAPPVDTPPHVLHASDCLSDLKPGDHIEIQWRRKKEFPHGWWYALIGHLEHCDGNEDHCRCHHNDNVILEFNQYTPGSRWRRMVINRKEHQEEGNEADGFYGGIRKLYDKEEIARWKRLWPAQILG
- the LOC109013353 gene encoding F-box protein At2g32560-like isoform X3: MLYFIISCVSFILLSRSFTHKPLPPWKGEMKLLLPWCWGELSSFLVSWIKKRRLANISFQVPMFMPFKKMGLSSKVENVEEDDSSLLDLPDLALECILDRLSPSALCNMAAVCSYLRDRCRTDHLWEKHMKHKWGKLIGDAAYREWQWHVATSSTLLDQSKKKGFFESLSGVWAFSWFRPKLESSSHSRSYLQVDSIMAWYLSLESGKLWFPAQVYNRENGHVGFMLSCYDAQLRYDSRTDTFQARYSPHGRRTTEENIQWDRLRAPPVDTPPHVLHASDCLSDLKPGDHIEIQWRRKKEFPHGWWYALIGHLEHCDGNEDHCRCHHNVSHVVDRQCDIGVQPVYSWLTMETDGDKQEGASGGRQ